GGCAAGGACCCGGCCGGGTTCGCGGAGATGCGCCCGGGTGTGTACGACATCCATGACCGGGTGCGGGACATGGACCGCAACGGCATCCTGGCCTCGATGTGCTTCCCGACCTTCGCCGGGTTCAGCGCGGGCCATCTGAACCACTACAAGACCGACACCACCGTCACCATGATCCAGGCGTACAACAACTGGCACATCGACGAGTGGGCCGGCACCTACCCGGGCCGGTTCATCCCGCTCGCGCTGCTGCCCACCTGGGACCCGCAGCTGATGGTGAACGAGATCCGCCGGGTCGCCGCCAAGGGCTGCCGCGCGGTCACCATGCCGGAGCTGCCGCACCTCGAGGGGCTGCCCAGCTACCACAACGAGGAGTTCTGGGCGCCGGTGTTCAAGGCGCTGGTGGACACCGACATGGTGATGTGCCTGCACATCGGCACCGGGTTCGGCGCGCTGAAGCTGGCACCCGACGGCCCGATCGACAACCTGATCATCCTGGCCTGCCAGATCTCGTCGCTGGCCGTGCAGGACCTGCTGTGGGGCCCGGCGATGCGCAACTACCCGGGCCTGAAGTTCGCCTTCTCCGAGGGCGGCATCGGCTGGATCCCGTTCTACCTCGACCGCTGCGACCGGCACTACACCAACCAGAAGTGGCTACGCCGCGACTTCGGTGGCCGGCTGCCCAGCGAGGTGTTCCGCGAGCACTCCCTGGCCTGCTACGTCACCGACCCGACCTCGCTGAAG
This is a stretch of genomic DNA from Parafrankia irregularis. It encodes these proteins:
- a CDS encoding amidohydrolase family protein, with amino-acid sequence MNIDDMILVSIDDHVVEPPDMFKNHVPAKLADQAPHVVRNDKGVDQWIYQGRVTGVSGLNAVVSWPAEEWGKDPAGFAEMRPGVYDIHDRVRDMDRNGILASMCFPTFAGFSAGHLNHYKTDTTVTMIQAYNNWHIDEWAGTYPGRFIPLALLPTWDPQLMVNEIRRVAAKGCRAVTMPELPHLEGLPSYHNEEFWAPVFKALVDTDMVMCLHIGTGFGALKLAPDGPIDNLIILACQISSLAVQDLLWGPAMRNYPGLKFAFSEGGIGWIPFYLDRCDRHYTNQKWLRRDFGGRLPSEVFREHSLACYVTDPTSLKLRREIGIDNIAWECDYPHADSIWPDAPEFVLNELNGAGATDEEINKITWENACRFFNWDPFAEIPRERATVGARRAIATDVDTAIRSRKEWAR